From Rutidosis leptorrhynchoides isolate AG116_Rl617_1_P2 chromosome 3, CSIRO_AGI_Rlap_v1, whole genome shotgun sequence, a single genomic window includes:
- the LOC139902442 gene encoding uncharacterized protein yields the protein MDAKFDDFLDKYPVLRKEPSQFGAEEIVTKNDGPEKFEYKLFTACKPLIFNGELYPILSTRWLDEIEETFVLCECPKNLKVLYANHQLKSRGLEWWKLMMTLHGSEKARNFPWEVFRKMFMDKFAPEAEMEHLRLEFMSIEHGKRSVAEYTAEFNDKSKFCPEYTSDPNRLKRHYIRNLNPEIKDFIDPKVYDALNDIINRALEREQELKYREVSK from the coding sequence ATGGATGCTAAGTTTGACGATTTTCTAGACAAGTATCCGGTGTTAAGAAAGGAGCCTAGTCAATTTGGGGCTGAAGAAATAGTTACTAAAAATGATGGACCTGAGAAATTCGAATATAAATTATTCACGGCCTGTAAGCCACTTATCTTCAATGGGGAGCTGTACCCAATTTTAAGCACGCGATGGTTAGATGAGATCGAAGAAACTTTTGTTCTATGTGAGTGTCCGAAAAATTTAAAAGTACTATATGCGAATCACCAACTAAAGTCAAGGGGTCTCGAATGGTGGAAATTGATGATGACATTGCATGGTTCTGAAAAAGCTAGAAACTTTCCTTGGGAAGTTTTTCGAAAGATGTTTATGGATAAGTTCGCCCCTGAAGCTGAGATGGAGCACCTACGACTCGAATTTATGTCTATTGAGCATGGTAAGCGATCGGTAGCAGAATATACGGCAGAGTTTAatgacaaatcaaaattttgtcCTGAATATACTTCCGACCCCAACCGACTCAAACGGCATTATATACGAAATTTGAACCCAGAAATTAAGGATTTTATAGATCCTAAGGTGTATGACGCTCTCAATGACATTATTAACAGAGCACTAGAAAGAGAACAAGAACTTAAATATCGGGAGGTAAgtaaatga